The Aedes albopictus strain Foshan chromosome 1, AalbF5, whole genome shotgun sequence genomic interval ACGTTAACACGTTGAGCTCGAAATGTGAACGTTGTATAATCTTTGTAATCCAAACATTATTCAATGGCAAGTGTATAGTAAGTTAAAGATTTTCCTCATTTTTCCTAGGAATCGCTCCATCTATTCATGTAGATGGGGAAGCCCATGTTGAACAATTTCGATCCCAAGGTAAGTGCTTATTGACTGTTGTATGCATattattgttgtgaagattttcaagTTTACCTGTCACCACATTAATTCCACAACGAAACCTATGTTTATTGATTGACGATACTTAATATACACTACTTTAGGAATACCCCTATAAAACTAAGATCATATTTGTCAACAGAAAGCATTTTTTGACGtatacaatattttgtgtatttttcttctcaagaatatttcaaataatttatgcCAGACACCAAGCCAGACACATTTTACCAAAAGCATTAATGATTTGGCAAACATTTAATCATTATTTTCAATCTCATTTTACAGAACTTGTTCCATTTCGTTCTGAGCAGAACGAGTCTGTTCTAATTCCTGATCACTTTGGTCAGGGTGAGTAAACTATTGGTATTATCATTACTAAATGGTGCGCATAATGAATCAATTAAtgtttacaggaattgacatatcTATACCAATTCAAGAAGAACCAAAATTCGATAAAGCTGATCGAGAGTTCCACAAACGGTTCACTGAAAATGAATTTGGTATACCGTGCAGCGTATGTGATAGGCTGTGGTTCATCAATGATCTAAAGTCAATCACCGAAGCTGCAGGGAGAGTGTTGATAGAGGGAAATCATTTTGAATCGGTCAATGAATTCAAAGTATGCCAGACTTGTCGCAGCAGTTTGCAACGTGGTGCTGTACCCAATTTGTCAACATCGAATGGGTTCAAATATCCACCTTATCCTTTGGGCCTTCCACCGCTGGACCCAATTAGTGAAAGGCTTATTTCACCACGACTGCCATTTATGCAGATTCGTCGCCTGCGCCAAGCGCAAGGTATGATTGAcatatacattttctcattttattcgaTTATATAAAATGTTATCCGAAATTTTAGGCAGTTACACGATCATTGGTCAGGTGATCAATGTTCCAGTAGATGTAGATGAGATGGTTAGGGCACTTCCACGCGAGCTTGAAGATGATTATGCTTTTAACGTGTGCATTAAAAAGCACCTTATTCATAAATCAAATTACTTGTCTGGATTCGTCAAAAAGTCTGTGGTGAAAGCTTGGTTGGAATATCTTGTTACCACTCCTTTGTATAGACGGGAGGGGGTAAGTTTTAACCAGGAACGATTGAGCGCTATTGCTTCTGAGCCTCAACCTGGTTCATCGCGGGATGGAGACGCGATCCAGCTGGATATCATCGAGGAAACCAATGATGTGGAGATGTTTGCTGGTCAACAACAGACACTTATGTGGAATGAGGATAAGTGTTTGGAAATCGCCCCAGCTCAAAACAGGAGACCAGTTTCCATCGTTTACGATGATGATGCCGAGGAGCTTTCCTTTCCGGATATTTATCTTGGACACCCCAGAAAATTCAAGGCTGGGACTCACGTCACGCCTTTCATGAAGGCTACCAGTGAGCTGAGACGGAGTGATAGGCGAGGAGCCAAGCCCAACCATTTGCTGTACATGGCTATGAAGATTCTGCGTCTTCGAGTTACCGAAGGGTTACAGCATGTCTTCAAAAGCGTGGGAACCGCGAACATAACGCGAGGACAGCTCAACGACCGAGCTTTCGTGGAAGGTCTTATGGAACGGAACCTGTCGTTTATGAAGTCGATACCAAATTCAGTGCAATATTGGTATCAAAGGAAACAGGAGCTTTTCGCCATGATACGACAGTTGGGGAAGCCAACAATGTTCCTGACTCTGAGCGCCAGTGAAACTCAATGGCCTCTTTTGTTGAAGCAGCTACACAAACTCTCCAGTGAGTATAACGGCATTGCTTTAACGGACCCGCTGCAGGAGCTGAGTGCTCTACAGCGAGCAACGCTGGTCAATGACGATGCCGTCACGTGCTGCTTGTACTTCAACAAGCTTGTCGATGTTCTCATGACGATCCTTTCTTCACCAAGGTTCAGCCCGTTGGGAAAGCATTACGTCGTGGACTCCTTCAAGCGCATCGAGTTTCAGCATCGCGGCAGCCCACATGCACATATCATGCTTTGGCTCGCAAACGATCCTAACGAAACTGTTTCTGAAGATATGCCTGCTACAATGGAACTTATTAGGAAAGTTAGTTCCATCAGCGCTGTGCATTTGCCGGAAACGATCAAGAAGCAGATTCATGACCACACGCGTACTTGCTACAAACGTAATGAAAAGCGTTGCAGGTTTAACATACCGTACTGGCCAATGAACGAAGAGCGAACACTGATTCCTCTCACCGCTGATGATAGTCGCCGTGATCGATTGAGGAAGCGTGCCTCGGAAATGAGACAAATTTTGGAAACCAAGGCATTTGACAcgttagaggagtttctagacgaCTGTAAATGTACATACGAGTACTACCTTGATGTTCTGCGTTCTTCGATTAAGCGACCAACGATCTTCCTGAAGCGAGTGATGAATGAGCTATGGACGAATCCTTTCAACCCATGGATTGCTCAAAAGCTTCGTTCTAACATGGATTTGCAGTTCATCCTCGACGTGTACTCATGTGCGTGTTACTTGGTTGACTATGTCAACAAGTCCAACCGCGGTATAAGTGGATTGCATCGAGAGCTTATCGCTCTGCAAGAGCAGTATCCGGACCAAGATTACACGGCTTTGCTGAAGAAGATTAGTTTGAAAATGCTGAACTCTGTGGAGATGTGTGCCCAGGAAGCTGCATGGGTACTTCTGCGATTGCCTATGTCTGAAGCCAGCAGGAAAGTTCAATTCTTGCCAACGATGTGGCCTCATGAAAGGATAAGATCTAGGAAACAGTACAGGCAGATGGATGAAGAGGAAATCGATGAGGATTCGACTGATGTGTGGACCAAGAACATTATCCAGAAATACGAAGAGCGCGATGGCTTAGAAGATGTGTGTTTAGCTGACTTCGCAGCACGGTACACTCAAAGAAGAGGTACTAACACCTACACTATCCGGAATGTTCCACGAATATTGAGATGGCGTGGCTACAGCATGAACGAGTTGGCTGAGTACAAGCGTGAATCGGTACTTTTGTTTTGGCCATTCAGAAGCGAAGTCTGCGACATTCTGGATGGCAACAAGTTTCTTCAGCTTTATGATATGAACGAGGCAGATCTCTTGAGAAAACGAAGGGAATATGACTGCGAGCTGAACTTGGAACAGACTGTAGAGGAATACCTTCGTACTTGTGAGAACGAAGAGGTTGGTGAGCAGGAGAATGCCGCTACAGAGAAGAATAATGAATTTGTGCGAACGATCATCATGGAGCCCAACAACGACGATATTGAACATTTGCCCACAGGAGCACTGAATGCTGTCATCAGGCAACGTACTAATGTCATGTCGAAAGAAGATTACTGTGCAATGGTGCGGACAACCAATTCTGAGCAGCGCGACCTCATCCTGCAAATGATCCACAGTTTGCACAGTTACGATGAAAGTAGCAAGCCGATGCAGATTTTCTTTACTGGACCTGCTGGGTGCGGTAAAACATTCACTCTGCGCATTTTAATGGAGACGATAAATCGCTACAGTCAAGCCCACAACGCGCAGAAGAACGCCTATGTGGCGTGTGCTTCCACCGGAAAAGCAGCCGTTGCTATAGGAGGAACAACCGTTCATTCAGCGTTTCGGATCACTATGTCAAGGCGAGCCAATTCGAAACTCAGCTTTGAGATGCTGCAGTTGTACCGCAATGCTTTTGCAAACATTAAGGCGGTCATAATCGATGAAGTTAGTATGATTGGTGCGGATATTCTCAACACCATTCATGCGCGTCTTCAGGACATTAGTGGCAATTATGATGATCCATTTGGCGGAATTAACATCGTATTCTGTGGAGACTTGCGACAATTGCCACCCGTCAATGCAAGGCCTGTTTACAAGCCTACAGGTAATTCCTTTCACGGTGCTGTTCTTTGGCAAGCATTGGATTTCTTACCGCTTGTTAAGGTGATGCGGCAGACAGATGTAGAGTTCTCCAGTATACTCACTAAGATTGGTAATGGCCAGCAAATGACTGCTGAGGAGACCAAACTGATTGAAAGTCGGTTCCGTACTGTAGAGTGGTGTAAACAAAACGCACCAGGAGCAATAAGGCTTTATCATCGGAATGCGGATGTTGAAGCATACAACAACGAAGTACTGCATAATCAGGATGCTCTGGACTGTATAGCGGATGACGTTTTCGCGGGATACAAGGACGCTGGTCAACTGGCAAGCTCTCGCATCAAGCTCTACAAGATGAGCGTCGTGGAAACCGGTGGGTTACCGTATTTGCTACGCCTTTCCGTTGGTATGCCATACATGATTACAACCAACGTCGATGTAGAAGATGGCGTAGTGAATGGTGCAATAGGTGAGCTGAAATATATTGAAAAGGATGAAGACGGCTCAGTTGTGAAACTATGGTTCAAGTACGACAACGAGACGATAGGTGCTGCGTTGAGGATCAAATCGCGACCAGCTGTCTATTCAAGGCCAGGAATTCTGCAACCCGATTGGACTCCTATTGCAAAACGTTCAGGTAACATAAAGCTAAGCGGCATCATTAAATGCAAACGCATACAGTTTCCGGTGGTTAGTGCCTGTGCGTTAACAGTTCATAAGTCGCAAGGTGGCACTTTCTCCGAGGTCGTGTATGATTATGACAAGACTCAAGATCAGCAATTGGTGTACGTTGGCTTGTCACGTGTTACGATGCTTCAAGGCCTTTACTTGACGAACTCCACAAACTCGTTTAAATTTCATCATGCTAAGGGTAGCAACTCACCAAAGATGGTGGATTTAAGGAACGAGTTGTTGCGTTTGGGTAATCACCGACTGCGTACACTAGGAGATGAACTGAGTGAAGTAGTTGAAAACAGCGGCTCTGCATGCACATTGATGAGCCtcaatgtacagagtttgaacgcTCACGCGCAGGACATAGCGACTGATCGAATCCTTTCAAGCGTAGAATTTCTCGCTCTGAATGAAACCTGGATGGATGCTACCTCTCCAATAGAGATTGATGGATATAAGCGCATCACCCAGTGCAAGCGAATGGGTATGAGAGCGGCTGGAGTCGCGATCTATCAGAAGGAAACGGCATCAACCCTGGCTGTTCCGCATCCCATCAAGCAACTCGGTGAGGATCGAGACGAGACGTTTGCCGAAGTGATCAACTATGGAGACATATGTGCAGCAAAGGTTAATGTTATGGGAACCGAAGTACTTCTAATGTCGGTTTACATTTCACCAGGAACAACCATAAGAaatacaaagttgttcatgacgCGGAAATTGTTCAGATATGTTAGACTGGACACGCCAATGGTTGTCACTGGAGACTTTAATATTGACGTTTCCAAacaagaaaattttgatttccttaacttcatgaagaagcatttaaatttaacattagctAATCCTCATAACGAAGCAACCACACTAGGTGGTTCGTGTATTGATTTAACCTTCATCAAAAACATTAGCGCAGAGTGTAGACGCTATTGCTCTTATTTTTCATATCACCGTCCAATTTTATCTGTGCTCGCAGTAGAAGTGCCCGAACCATCAAACATCTAATCTACAGGAAATACATCGCTACGCTCAAGAAACCGGAGCCCGGAATGCAACGTTATTCGATACGATACACAGCAAATGCTCACCACAAACAACACCTGGTCGCTAACAATCATCGGCAGCACAAGAACCTTCCCAGGAACATCAGAACCACCAAacaccaaacggtccttttcaggaccaccaaaAATAGTCCACAAGAGTTATTGGAGAATTCCAGATCTAAATATTTTCATTCCTGTTCTTGACACTTCTTCTATTTCTTCTCTACTTCTTTTTCTACTTCTTTTTGTTCTTCTTGGCAGAAATCCAAACTGAAACGGAGCATGTCTCTCAGCTCAGCGTTTAATCATCACTTAAACAACTATTAACAACTGAGAATTTTCTTTTCAAATCTGCCATGTTCGTACGCACAAACACGGAAGTCAAGATCCTCGACCGTAACGGAAATGACGTCCAGACACCCTTGCTGTTGCTAGATTCCTGCGCATTCACcagatagggtagaagcttcaaaaAAGTTTATTACACGCTAAAGATTGTCCTACGTCAagcttgcggttatgtctcagacattacccacccctagttttttacaattattatttcatcgATTTTGAGGTGCATATTGTATGTGACGGTGAAGTGTacggggggtgggggtaagacggaccgggtgggtaagacggaccacagACTAGctctgtcacttaagagctgaaatttgactttcttttacgattaactctatcttcttatcagttgatgattattgaaccactccatgagagaatacatatgtcaaaagtgcaaaaaataatcaatcatttaccaggctacacgcctttgtgctgggatctaattttgaggcagcaataaataagctttttaacattgaattgctaagtttttgcattttattttgagtttcccagtaaatttaaactgttccgtcctatacacaacgaaattcaggtaaatttcatggattatgaataacggtggtggaatgaatattttgcgttgtgtgggggtaagacggtccgccttgagggtgggtaagacggacagtgttggggttactttgatagtgccatgagaaacacattaaaacccacacattgttcacagattgaaatctatggagtacaaaaatgattgtttaagccgtataaagcatttcatattgattttttgttcaaaaattcattatattagaatttttgttattggaACAGTTtaaactttgtaaaattaccagtgcattgcatactgttaggcgtttatcagtctatggaggtttccaatttacaaaatagattttaatttgcaaaaactaggggtgggtaatgtctgagacataaccgcaagctTGACGTAGGACAATCTTTAGCGTGTAATAAACTTttttgaagcttctaccctatctgGTGAATGCGCAGGAATCTAGCAACAGCAAGGGTGTCTGGACGTCATTTCCGTTACGGTCGAGGATCTTGACTTCCGTGTTTGTGCGTACGAACATGGCAGATTTGAAAAGAAAATTCTCAGTTGTTAATAGTTGTTTAAGTGATGATTAAACGCTGAGCTGAGAGACATGCTCCGTTTCAGTTTGGATTTCTGCCAAGAAGAACAAAAAGAAGTAGAAAAAGAAGTAGAGAAGAAATAGAAGAAGTGTCAAGAACAGGAATGAAAATATTTAGATCTGGAATTCTCCAATAACTCTTGTGGACTATTtttggtggtcctgaaaaggaccgtttggtgtTTGGTGGTTCTGATGTTCCTGGGAAGGTTCTTGTGCTGCCGATGATTGTTAGCGACCAGGTGTTGTTTGTGGTGAGCATTTGCTGTGTATCGTATCGAATAACGTTGCATTCCGGGCTCCGGTTTCTTGAGCGTAGCGATGTATTTCCTGTAGATTAGATGTTTGATGGTTCGGGCACTTCTACTGCGAGCACAGATAAAATTGGACGGTGATATGAAAAATAAGAGCAATAGCGTCTACACTCTGCGCTAATGTTTTTGATGAAGGTTAAATCAATACACGAACCACCTAGTGTGGTTGCTTCGTTATGAGGATTagctaatgttaaatttaaatgcttcttcatgaagttaaggaaatcaaaattttcttgtTTGGAAACGTCAATATTAAAGTCTCCAGTGACAACCATTGGCGTGTCCAGTCTAACATATCTGAACAATTTCCGcgtcatgaacaactttgtattTCTTATGGTTGTTCCTGGTGAAATGTAAACCGACATTAGAAGTACTTCGGTTCCCATAACATTAACCTTTGCTGCACATATGTCTCCATAGTTGATCACTTCGGCAAACGTCTCGTCTCGATCCTCACCGAGTTGCTTGATGGGATGCGGAACAGCCAGGGTTGATGCCGTTTCCTTCTGATAGATCGCGACTCCAGCCGCTCTCATACCCATTCGCTTGCACTGGGTGATGCGCTTATATCCATCAATCTCTATTGGAGAGGTAGCATCCATCCAGGTTTCATTCAGAGCGAGAAATTCTACGCTTGAAAGGATTCGATCAGTCGCTATGTCCTGCGCGTGAgcgttcaaactctgtacattgaGGCTCATCAATGTGCATGCAGAGCCGCTGTTTTCAACTACTTCACTCAGTTCATCTCCTAGTGTACGCAGTCGGTGATTACCCAAACGCAACAACTCGTTCCTTAAATCCACCATCTTTGGTGAGTTGCTACCCTTAGCATGATGAAATTTAAACGAGTTTGTGGAGTTCGTCAAGTAAAGGCCTTGAAGCATCGTAACACGTGACAAGCCAACGTACACCAATTGCTGATCTTGAGTCTTGTCATAATCATACACGACCTCGGAGAAAGTGCCACCTTGCGACTTATGAACTGTTAACGCACAGGCACTAACCACCGGAAACTGTATGCGTTTGCATTTAATGATGCCGCTTAGCTTTATGTTACCTGAACGTTTTGCAATAGGAGTCCAATCGGGTTGCAGAATTCCTGGCCTTGAATAGACAGCTGGTCGCGATTTGATCCTCAACGCAGCACCTATCGTCTCGTTGTCGTACTTGAACCATAGTTTCACAACTGAGCCGTCTTCATCCTTTTCAATATATTTCAGCTCACCTATTGCACCATTCACTACGCCATCTTCTACATCGACGTTGGTTGTAATCATGTATGGCATACCAACGGAAAGGCGTAGCAAATACGGTAACCCACCGGTTTCCACGACGCTCATCTTGTAGAGCTTGATGCGAGAGCTTGCCAGTTGACCAGCGTCCTTGTATCCCGCGAAAACGTCATCCGCTATACAGTCCAGAGCATCCTGATTATGCAGTACTTCGTTGTTGTATGCTTCAACATCCGCATTCCGATGATAAAGCCTTATTGCTCCTGGTGCGTTTTGTTTACACCACTCTACAGTACGGAACCGACTTTCAATCAGTTTGGTCTCCTCAGCAGTCATTTGCTGGCCATTACCAATCTTAGTGAGTATACTGGAGAACTCTACATCTGTCTGCCGCATCACCTTAACAAGCGGTAAGAAATCCAATGCTTGCCAAAGAACAGCACCGTGAAAGGAATTACCTGTAGGCTTGTAAACAGGCCTTGCATTGACGGGTGGCAATTGTCGCAAGTCTCCACAGAATACGATGTTAATTCCGCCAAATGGATCATCATAATTGCCACTAATGTCCTGAAGACGCGCATGAATGGTGTTGAGAATATCCGCACCAA includes:
- the LOC134291114 gene encoding uncharacterized protein LOC134291114; protein product: MPRRLEAKYLANFRKRKREEQEIEGVSPRPAVTNAERMRQYRQRRKNARETIGVGVGPGVNAGTTAAANLEPVLNFVLEPLPGRSTDPVRFVAVPVNGTLPNGAVSYSGSYTIIGQVINVPVDVDEMVRALPRELEDDYAFNVCIKKHLIHKSNYLSGFVKKSVVKAWLEYLVTTPLYRREGVSFNQERLSAIASEPQPGSSRDGDAIQLDIIEETNDVEMFAGQQQTLMWNEDKCLEIAPAQNRRPVSIVYDDDAEELSFPDIYLGHPRKFKAGTHVTPFMKATSELRRSDRRGAKPNHLLYMAMKILRLRVTEGLQHVFKSVGTANITRGQLNDRAFVEGLMERNLSFMKSIPNSVQYWYQRKQELFAMIRQLGKPTMFLTLSASETQWPLLLKQLHKLSSEYNGIALTDPLQELSALQRATLVNDDAVTCCLYFNKLVDVLMTILSSPRFSPLGKHYVVDSFKRIEFQHRGSPHAHIMLWLANDPNETVSEDMPATMELIRKVSSISAVHLPETIKKQIHDHTRTCYKRNEKRCRFNIPYWPMNEERTLIPLTADDSRRDRLRKRASEMRQILETKAFDTLEEFLDDCKCTYEYYLDVLRSSIKRPTIFLKRVMNELWTNPFNPWIAQKLRSNMDLQFILDVYSCACYLVDYVNKSNRGISGLHRELIALQEQYPDQDYTALLKKISLKMLNSVEMCAQEAAWVLLRLPMSEASRKVQFLPTMWPHERIRSRKQYRQMDEEEIDEDSTDVWTKNIIQKYEERDGLEDVCLADFAARYTQRRGTNTYTIRNVPRILRWRGYSMNELAEYKRESVLLFWPFRSEVCDILDGNKFLQLYDMNEADLLRKRREYDCELNLEQTVEEYLRTCENEEVGEQENAATEKNNEFVRTIIMEPNNDDIEHLPTGALNAVIRQRTNVMSKEDYCAMVRTTNSEQRDLILQMIHSLHSYDESSKPMQIFFTGPAGCGKTFTLRILMETINRYSQAHNAQKNAYVACASTGKAAVAIGGTTVHSAFRITMSRRANSKLSFEMLQLYRNAFANIKAVIIDEVSMIGADILNTIHARLQDISGNYDDPFGGINIVFCGDLRQLPPVNARPVYKPTGNSFHGAVLWQALDFLPLVKVMRQTDVEFSSILTKIGNGQQMTAEETKLIESRFRTVEWCKQNAPGAIRLYHRNADVEAYNNEVLHNQDALDCIADDVFAGYKDAGQLASSRIKLYKMSVVETGGLPYLLRLSVGMPYMITTNVDVEDGVVNGAIGELKYIEKDEDGSVVKLWFKYDNETIGAALRIKSRPAVYSRPGILQPDWTPIAKRSGNIKLSGIIKCKRIQFPVVSACALTVHKSQGGTFSEVVYDYDKTQDQQLVYVGLSRVTMLQGLYLTNSTNSFKFHHAKGSNSPKMVDLRNELLRLGNHRLRTLGDELSEVVENSGSACTLMSLNVQSLNAHAQDIATDRILSSVEFLALNETWMDATSPIEIDGYKRITQCKRMGMRAAGVAIYQKETASTLAVPHPIKQLGEDRDETFAEVINYGDICAAKEQP
- the LOC134291119 gene encoding uncharacterized protein LOC134291119, with the protein product MEPNNDDIEHLPTGALNAVIRQRTNVMSKEDYCAMVRTTNSEQRDLILQMIHSLHSYDESSKPMQIFFTGPAGCGKTFTLRILMETINRYSQAHNAQKNAYVACASTGKAAVAIGGTTVHSAFRITMSRRANSKLSFEMLQLYRNAFANIKAVIIDEVSMIGADILNTIHARLQDISGNYDDPFGGINIVFCGDLRQLPPVNARPVYKPTGNSFHGAVLWQALDFLPLVKVMRQTDVEFSSILTKIGNGQQMTAEETKLIESRFRTVEWCKQNAPGAIRLYHRNADVEAYNNEVLHNQDALDCIADDVFAGYKDAGQLASSRIKLYKMSVVETGGLPYLLRLSVGMPYMITTNVDVEDGVVNGAIGELKYIEKDEDGSVVKLWFKYDNETIGAALRIKSRPAVYSRPGILQPDWTPIAKRSGNIKLSGIIKCKRIQFPVVSACALTVHKSQGGTFSEVVYDYDKTQDQQLVYVGLSRVTMLQGLYLTNSTNSFKFHHAKGSNSPKMVDLRNELLRLGNHRLRTLGDELSEVVENSGSACTLMSLNVQSLNAHAQDIATDRILSSVEFLALNETWMDATSPIEIDGYKRITQCKRMGMRAAGVAIYQKETASTLAVPHPIKQLGEDRDETFAEVINYGDICAAKEQP